The genome window GATGTATCTGTATCCGAGGGCCAGTGCGTTTCGCTTCTGGGTCCGAACGGAGCGGGAAAGACGTCGACGCTGTCGGCGATCACCGGGACAGCGAAATCCGCCGGCACCATGACTCTTCTCGGCGATGACATCACGCGCCTTTCGATCGAGGAACGCTGCAGAAAAGGCATCGCCATCTCTCCGGAGGGGCGCCGAATTTTCTCCAACCTTTCGGTGCGTGACAATATGAACATGGGCGGCGCGAGGCGAACCGACAAGGCCGCGCTGGCTTCGGAGATCTCCGAGTGGTTCGAGCGGTTTCCGATATTGGGCGAACGCGCCGAGCAGATGGCGGGAACCCTTTCCGGCGGGGAGCAGCAGATGCTCGCCATCGCGCGCGCGTTGCTGTCACGTCCACGAATTCTGCTTCTCGATGAGCCGTCCCTCGGACTGGCGCCGCAGATTGTCGCCAAGATTTTCGACATCATCCGCGAACTCAAATCGCGCGGGATGACCATCCTGCTGGTCGAACAGAATGCCGCTGCGGCAATCGGCCTTTCTGACAAGGTCTACATCCTCAACAATGGCCTGATATCCCGAGAGGGCACAGCCGACGAGTTCGGCGATGGCAGCGATCTGATGGACGAGCTGACAGGAGTGCACAGCTGATGGACTATTTCATCCAGCAAAGCCTGAATGCGTTGAGTTTCGGCGCCGAGTACGCGCTGATTGCATTGGGACTTGCAATCGTCTTTTCGATCATGGGCCTGGTCAACTTCGCCCACGGCGAGGTCATCGCTTTTGGCGGCTACTCAATGGTCATCATGGGCACGCTGCTGACCAACAATCCTCTCGTCTTGATCGTTGGTGTTATCGTGGCTTGCGTCCTTGCCTCCGTCGCACTCGAGCGCATTGCGTTCCGAACCGTGCGGGGGCGGACTTGATGACAGGGCTGCTGACGGCGTTCGGGGTCAGTATCATTCTACAAAATCTGTTCCTGCTGTTCGGCTCACCGCGCCCCATGGCTGCAACCCAGTTCATCTTTCTCGACAGGACGCTGGCCATCGGCACCATTCGAATCTCGTCGCTGCAGGTCTACGAAACAGTGACCACCATATTTGCAATTCTGGCGCTGACGTTTTTCCTGCGCCGAACCACACTCGGCATGGCAATGCGCGCAGCGGCCCTCGATTTCGAGATGGTTCGTTTGTGCGGTGTCCGCGCCAACCGGGTCATTGCAGGCGCTTTTGCCATCTCCGGATTGCTTGCCGGACTGGCCTGCATTTTCATCATGGCGCGGCGCGGCAGCGTTCAACCGCATATGGGTTTCGATCCCGTCCTGGTGGCGTTTGTCGCCTGCGTAATCGGCGGTTTCGGAAGTCTGCCTGGCGCGGTGCTGGGTGGCTTTCTTCTCGGCATTACTGAAGTGGCGGTTCTTATCCTTCTACCGCAAAGTGCCGGTGGGCTTGCTCATGCCGTGGTGTTTGCGCTGGTGGCGCTGGTTCTCATCTGGCGACCGGACGGCATCCTTTCGCCGGCGCGCGAGAAGGGAGACAAGATATGAGGCTTCCTGCGATCAACATTTCCCAGCGCCAGGGACTGCTTGGCAGCGCGCTGCTCAGCCTGATCATTCTGGCAATCGTCGGCGCCTATTACCTATGGGGTGAGAGCTATCAGGCCCGCATACTCTATGCCACCTTCGTAAACCTGCTGGTTGTGGTCGGCCTGCAAATCTTCACCGGCAACGCCAACATCACCAGTTTCTCCCATGCGGCGTTCATGGGGATTGCCGCCTATGTCGCGGCGATTTGCGTCACGCCTATCGCAATGAAGGCCATCTCATTGCCCGATGCGCCATGGGGATTGAACGCGTTCGAGTTGACCGCAGTGAGTTCAGCACTTCTGGCCCTGCTGATCACGGGCCTGCTCGGGCTGGTGACAGGCCTGTTCATGGCCCGGTTGACGGGCGTCGGGGTAACGATTGTCAGTATCGCCATCCTGGTCATCATGCATTCGGTCTTTCTCTACCGGACGGATATTTTCAAAGGCAATCAGGCGTTTTTCGGCATACCGAAAATCCTTGATCTGCCGCAAATGACGGTGCTGGTCATCATCGCCGTTTTTCTCGCCCGCATCTTCAGGGAAAGTTCGGTCGGGTTGAAGTTGCGCGCGTCTGCCGATGACGAAGTGGGCGCGCGCGCCATGGGGGTCGATGTCTTCAGAGTGCGGTTGATCGCATGGGTAATCGGGACGCTGTTTTTCGCCGCAGCCGGTATTGCCTATGCATTTTATCTCGGCACGATTTCCGCCCGCCCGTTCTATTTCAATTTCGTTTTCCTGACGGTTGCAATGCTGATCCTGGGCGGCCTGCGCAGCGTGACCGGAGCCGTTTTCGGAACCCTGATGATTTCAATCGGGTTGGAAGTTGTACGCTGGCTGGAAACGGGCCCGAACATTGCCGGCATCGAGTTGCCCGAGGTCCTCGGTCTGTCCGGGCTGTTGCTTGGTGTCGTGATCGTCGCTGTGATGGCGTTTCTACCGAACGGCGTGATGGGCAACCGGGAGATCGAAGAATTGGTGAAACGCAAGCGCTAAGCACAGAAAGAGTTTGGACATGGGATGCAATCACACGATTCACAAGCATCATCATCACCTCGGGTGGGACAACTCGAATGCTCCCGTTCTGGCGATGAAGCCCGGCGAAACCATAGCGGTCGAAACCATTGATGCATCCGGCGGCCAACTTCATGCAGATGCCGGGCTTGATGACCTCAAGGCGTTGGATTTTGAAAAGGTCAACCCGGTAACCGGCCCGGTGTTCGTCGACGGCGCTGAACCCGGTGATGCCGTCGCCATCACCTTCCTCGATTTCCACCCGTCCGGCTGGGGCTGGACCGCAAACATTCCCGGATTTGGGCTCTTGGCCGACCAGTTCACTGAACCGGCTCTACACATCTGGAAATATGACACATCTTTGCTGAAGCCCGCAGCGTTCACCGGCTTCGGCGCCGTGCCGCTGAAGCCGTTTGTCGGCACGATTGGCCTGGCTCCCGCAGAAACAGGGCTGCACAGCATTGTCCCGCCGCGCAATGTCGGCGGCAACATGGACATCCGCGACAATTGCAAGGGAACAACGCTCTATCTGCCGGTAGAGGTTGCTGGTGCCCTGCTTTCGCTTGGCGACACCCATGCTGCGCAAGGCGACGGGGAAATTTGCGGGACGGCCATCGAGAGTCCGATGAATGTCGAGATCAAGATCGATCTCATCAAGAATGCTCGCCTGCAATCACCGCGGTTTGAGACGTCGGGACCGGTGACCAGCCACATTGATCGACAAGGATACCGGGTGACCACCGGCGTTGGGCCGGATCTGATGACAGCATCAAAGGAAGCCGTCAGCCGGATGATCGACTGGCTTTGCACGACCAACGGCATGTCCGCCGTCGACGCCTACTTGCTGTGCAGTGTTGCAGGTGATCTGCGTATCTCGGAAATTGTCGACATGCCCAACTGGATTGTCAGCTTCTACTTTCCAAAAGCAGTGCTCGGTTAGGGTCAGGACCTGTTGCTATCACTGCGATGGTCGGAGCGGATGTGTGCGGATACGAGGAGCAAGCCCGCAGGAAGGCTGGAGCCTATAAAGGGATTGCGACATGGTATCCCGTGCGGATCCGCCCGATCCGAAGGACGCTCGAGCTGACGTCGACCTGCGGCGTCAAAGCCCTCGGCCGGGGGAACGGTCCCGCTCTTCGGGCTTTTCCTTGCATCTCTCGTCATCTCGAACGCCATTTCAGTCATGGCAACAGGTCCTGACCCTAGGTGTGAGTGTTCGGCAGGTTGTTCATTTGGAGCGAAATCCGTGTGATGGCATGAAGGATCCGCTCAAGTTATTCTGAACGCCGGAAGCAACCGGACGACAACCTGCCTATTTTATCGAGTCCGTTGCCACCGCCACCAATGGTGAGATCGATCTCGGTGGTGGAAAAGCCATTTCCTCGAAGTCGAGATCCATCAGGCCTTGCATTTCGATTGCCTGTCAACGGCGGAGTAAAAGCGGCCTCTTGCGACGCACGCTTGAGAGCACCGGGAAGGCGTAGCCCGAGTGGGTGTCTGAAGCGTGCGTGACGATTTCTTGGGTGGGGAGGCCGCCTGCCTTTCGGGCGAGTGCCCGGTTCAACGTCGACCTTGGAACAACGACCCGATGCTTCGGACCGCGAAACGCGAGATTTTTTCGCAGCGGTAGGACGTGAACTGCGCCTCTGAAGGTTAGGGCATCGCAAACCCGAGCTTATCGCCGCGTTCCGCAAGCCGGGACTGGGTGATAGCGCGCTGCCAGGCGAATGCGCGCCTTACGGACCCGGTCAGATCATCGGCGCCAGATCCCGTCCTCGCATCGGCAATGCCGCGCACGCGCGCGGCCGTGAAGCTGTTCATCTTGCCGAAAAGGTCGCCAGACTGTTCCTGTTCGACATCACCTTCCGCAAAAGTGCAGGATTGAACAGTAGATCGAGGATCGGGGCCAAGGCTGCGTCCCGGCTCAGGATCGCGGCCCCCTCGACATCGAAGAGCACCAGGAGATTTAGGGGGACAGCGAAGGCTGCGCACTGGTGCGATATCCGCCAATTCTTGCGCACGCCGAATGGGCCGACTGAAGACGATCGGCAGATATCGCTAATTCGATTGCATTCAGTCAAGAATATATCTTAAAGTTGAAGAAGTTCGACAAAGGATATTCTGATATGACGCTGCGGGGGGCTATAGCAGGCGTCTTTCTGGTGACTGCATTGAGCGGCAGCGCCGGGGCGAATGAAGACCTGAATTGCGGATCGGACGGGGTAAGGGCGGTCGCCTGCGACGAATTGGCGAACAGGCGCGCGCGTCAAGGGAAAACCCAGACACCCACCGACAATAAGGACGGTGGCAAGGAGCCGGGCGAGGAAGTCCAGCCCCCTCTCCCTGATGCGACGGTGCGGCCATTCGCCGGATTTGCAGTGACAGCCGCAACGCTGGCGCGGCTGCAGAGCCAGACGGACGTCATCAAGACCTGTCACGCGGATATTCTCGAATTGTTGGCGCCGATTGATGCTGCTTTCACGGCGAACTGCGAATGCAAAGGGACAAAGGAGATCAAGGCCGACGCATCGCACGCCGACAAGTTGAAACTGCGGCTTGAAAATCTCAACACGCTCGTCGCCTGCCTTGAAACAGCGACAGGCCTGACGCACGAGCTTGCCGGCAGTCTTGCCGGAGGTGGACCGCCGCCGCCCTTGCCTTCTCCTCCCAAATCGGAGGACCCGCCAAAGCAGAAGCTGAATATCATAAGTGCCTGGGCGGGAGACCCGCATATCCCAGGGCTTCGATGCAGCCCAAAGACGGTCACAAACTGGGTCCGCTCGAAATGCCTCTATGACCCGGTCAAGCCGGGTGCTGGCATCAACAGCAGCAACGCCCTTGCATTGCGCGACGACGTCATCGCCTGTCAGGTCGAGAATGTCCAAATCGACAGCGTCTGCGGCGGCGAAAATCCCAATCCGCAAGGCGATCAGATGATCGGCGTTGCCTTCCGCTGCAAGGCCGATGGGCTGCAACACACCGCATCGATCGTTTCCGGCGGGACACTGACTCTGGTCTGTCCATGAGCGCGCCTCGCCGAGACACGACCTGCACACCAGTACCGCGCCGCAACCGGCGCGGCTGGCGCCACGCCGCGCTGATGGGTGCGGCGCTGGGGCTCGCAGGGTGCGCGGTCGCGGGTTCGCAATTTCTTGACGACACACGGACGGTCGCCTGCCGGTCGGCCGGGCTCGGCAGCTATGTCCTGCCGCGATCGGTGCTGCAGATCGCCGTGGTCGACACGAACGCCAACGGCACAACGAAACGCACCCTGGAGGGGCCGGCGGTTCGCGCCATTCCCGATCTGCGGCACGTCTATTGTCTTGACTATCTCTCAAGTCCGACCTCTGACGACATCGTTGACGTCAAGAAGACGAAGAACGGGCTGCTCTCGCTGGTGGCCACCGACATACTGGACAAGAGCAAGGAGATCGCCTTTGCCCTGGCTCGAACCGCCTTCACGCTGGCTTCGGGTTTGCGGGCGGAGATAGGCGGCGAGGCGGAGAACCAAAGCGTCAAGTTCAGCTACGAGGTAGACCCGTTCGACTATGCGGACACGGCGGCGATGAACGAGCGCCTCCGGGCGTTCGGGTTCTGTCTGATCAATCCGGGCTGGTCGTTCAATCCCGGGAAGGCGGACATCGACACCTATTGCAATGCGCCGGAGCAAACGCTCGCCAACGCCCCGCCGGCATGGGTCAAGGCGCAGGCGCACCACCGGAACGCAGAGGCGAAAGCGGTGCTGCCGACAACGCCGCACGCGCCGAAGGTCACCGGAGCGCGGGCGCTTTCCGGCATTCTCTACCGGCCGCGGCTCGAACATACGTTGCTGATCCTGCGCAAGAACAATCGAACCGGCTGGGAACTGGCACAGCGGCAGACCCTGCTGCTGGAGAACGTCGCGCCGATCCTCTCGGTCGGGGTAAGTCGCGCGTTCTTTTCGGAGCGGATTTCAGTGCTTCACTTTGACCGCGGCGTGCTTGGAAACGTCTGCATCTACAAGGGGAGCGAGTTGGAGGCGGCGGTGACCGTGCCCTTCCTGGTGGCCAGTGCCATCGTCGCCCTGCCGGCAACGCTGATCCAGGTGAAGATCAACACCGCCCAGGACCGCCAAAGGCTGGCGGAGCTGGAGACGCACCTCGCCGAGTTGCAGGCGGAAATGATTGCCGCGCTGGCGGAAACCCGGAACCCGACCCTGCCGAACGCGCCCAACACCGGTGGGAACCAGGACCTTCCCGCATCGGTCGCGAATGCGGCGTTCAACCGAATCCTCAGCGATGCGGGACTTGACGAGAGCCTTCCCACCGTCCGCAGCAAAGGGCGCAAACAGGCCTTCTTCTCAGACACCGCCGGAGACCACTACGGCTGCCCGACGGAACTTGCGGGCGCGGCCACGTCGGTTGCGGTTCCCGGCCTTCCCGAGGCGAACTGAAAAGCGAGACGCAGGATGCCACTGATCCGCATTTGGTCACGACAGGCCTCCGCACCGAGGAGGCAACGGTTCCGGCGCGACGCGCTGACGGTTGCCCTTACGGCAATTGGCGCATTCGCGGTTTCCGCCTGCAGCATGGTCGGATCAAATGATTACGTGGCGGATGGCGGCGCAACCGCGAGCACCGGCTGCCACGGAAGCGCCGGCTCTTACTTCCTGCCAAAGACATACCTGCACATCAATGTGACCGAGAAGACGGCAACGGATGTCCGTGTCATGCCGATCCAGCCGATGCGCCTGCCGGACCGGAGCAAAAGCTATTGCCTCGACTTTCTCGGCTCGCCGACGTCCAACGACAAGTTGGCGATTACAAAGACCGAGAGCCAGTTGCTGGAAAAAATCACCGCCAATGCGGAAGACAGGTCGGAACAGATACTCAAGACAATCGCCGATACCGGCATCGCTTTGGCAAAGGCAGCGGCGCTGCGCGCCGACCCCGGGATCCAGGCAGCCGGGCGCGACCGAAACTACAAGGACACGTTCGACCCTTTCGATCCGGACGCCCTTCAGGTTGTCAACAGCAACC of Stappia sp. ES.058 contains these proteins:
- a CDS encoding ABC transporter ATP-binding protein, producing MLEVSQLKVFHGVIEAVHGIDVSVSEGQCVSLLGPNGAGKTSTLSAITGTAKSAGTMTLLGDDITRLSIEERCRKGIAISPEGRRIFSNLSVRDNMNMGGARRTDKAALASEISEWFERFPILGERAEQMAGTLSGGEQQMLAIARALLSRPRILLLDEPSLGLAPQIVAKIFDIIRELKSRGMTILLVEQNAAAAIGLSDKVYILNNGLISREGTADEFGDGSDLMDELTGVHS
- a CDS encoding branched-chain amino acid ABC transporter permease, which codes for MTGLLTAFGVSIILQNLFLLFGSPRPMAATQFIFLDRTLAIGTIRISSLQVYETVTTIFAILALTFFLRRTTLGMAMRAAALDFEMVRLCGVRANRVIAGAFAISGLLAGLACIFIMARRGSVQPHMGFDPVLVAFVACVIGGFGSLPGAVLGGFLLGITEVAVLILLPQSAGGLAHAVVFALVALVLIWRPDGILSPAREKGDKI
- a CDS encoding branched-chain amino acid ABC transporter permease, whose product is MRLPAINISQRQGLLGSALLSLIILAIVGAYYLWGESYQARILYATFVNLLVVVGLQIFTGNANITSFSHAAFMGIAAYVAAICVTPIAMKAISLPDAPWGLNAFELTAVSSALLALLITGLLGLVTGLFMARLTGVGVTIVSIAILVIMHSVFLYRTDIFKGNQAFFGIPKILDLPQMTVLVIIAVFLARIFRESSVGLKLRASADDEVGARAMGVDVFRVRLIAWVIGTLFFAAAGIAYAFYLGTISARPFYFNFVFLTVAMLILGGLRSVTGAVFGTLMISIGLEVVRWLETGPNIAGIELPEVLGLSGLLLGVVIVAVMAFLPNGVMGNREIEELVKRKR
- a CDS encoding acetamidase/formamidase family protein, with the translated sequence MDMGCNHTIHKHHHHLGWDNSNAPVLAMKPGETIAVETIDASGGQLHADAGLDDLKALDFEKVNPVTGPVFVDGAEPGDAVAITFLDFHPSGWGWTANIPGFGLLADQFTEPALHIWKYDTSLLKPAAFTGFGAVPLKPFVGTIGLAPAETGLHSIVPPRNVGGNMDIRDNCKGTTLYLPVEVAGALLSLGDTHAAQGDGEICGTAIESPMNVEIKIDLIKNARLQSPRFETSGPVTSHIDRQGYRVTTGVGPDLMTASKEAVSRMIDWLCTTNGMSAVDAYLLCSVAGDLRISEIVDMPNWIVSFYFPKAVLG